A segment of the Marinomonas posidonica IVIA-Po-181 genome:
CCGTTTAGACATTGTCATGGTGTGGCACATCAATCATGCCAATGAGGTCGATCAAGAGGTAATTGACGCCGCCTTTAAACTCAAAAAAATCGGCGTCACTTTATTGAATCAAGGCGTGCTGCTAAAGGGCATTAATGATACGGTCCAAGCGCAAGTGGATTTAAGCGAAGCGGTTTTCTCGGCCGGTATTCTGCCTTATTACCTGTTTACACTCGACCCCGTTGCAGGCGCGGCGCATTTCGACATTTCCGTTGAAGCAGCGCAGAAGCTAATGGGCAAAGTCGCCGCAGAGCTACCCGGCTATTTAGTACCAAGACTCGCGAAAGAGATTCCCGGAAAAGCCGCCAAAACGGTGTTTGCGCCGATCTTTGAATCGAATTAACGCAGTAAAGCAATTCGGCCCGTTTTTACGGCTTGGCGTATCACGGTGACATTCGGGGCAAGCTGATACAAGTCGCCATTTTGTCCAACCAGCTGTCTTGGTACATGGCTAGCTTTCGCCACCTCTGCGTTTGCCGCTAAATGGGCGGCCTCCCCATGAACAGGAATCGCGACTTCTGGCTGCACCCAAGAATACAGTTGTCGCAATTCATCCTGATATGGGTGGCCACTCACATGAATCGCTAGATTCGTATCCTGCTGTTGTAATGTGCGAATGTTTTGTCCTTTAAATTGACCAACCAAACGCATGATGTCGTTTTCATTGCCAGGAATCATCATGGCAGAAAAGAGCACCAGATCATCGGCCTCCAGCGTCAAATCAAAACAGTTATTCGCGGCCAAACGGTTTAAGGTTGCTCTTGGTTCACCTTGACTGCCTGTCGCCACCGCCAACACTTCTTCTCTCGGTAAATAGCCAATATGCGCGGCATCGATTAAAGGCAAATCCTCAGGCCAATGGCCAGTGACACGAGCGATACTCACCATATTCAAAAGTGAACGACCGATTAACGCCAAGTAACGCCCGGTTTCTTGTGCCACTCGTCCAAGCGACACCAAACGCGCCAGATTACTGCTAAAGCAGCCGACCACAACGCGATTTTTTTCCTCTTTGATGGCTGCCAACAAGCCCTGATAACAGTCACTTTCGGAAACAGAATGACCTGCTTGCAGGGCATTGGTTGAATCGCACACCATGGCGAGCATATTTTGCTTGGCCAGCGCACTAAAGCGACTGGCAACAAAGCCTTCTCCAACCACAGGTTGTTTGTCGATTTTCCAATCACCAGTATGAAATACTCGTCCAGCTGGCGTCTCAATGGTCACTGAGAAGGCATCAGGCATGGAATGGGTCAAAGCCAGCCAGGTGACCTGAAACGGACCAATCTGTTTGCTCTCACCATCATCGACAATGATAATTGGCACGTCTTGTTCTAGGCCAACTTGAGCCAATTTACGACGCAATACTTCAGCGGTAAAACGAGTTGTGTAAACAGCACATTTAAAGCGCCGCCATAGGTAAGGCACAGCCCCGATATGGTCTTCATGAGCATGCGTAATCACCATGCCAGCGAGGCGCTCTTTCTGTTCACTGATAAAGCGAGGATCCGCACTAACCACTTCCGATGTCAGCGCATCTTGAGGTGATAAAGGTTCATTAAAAGACACGCCGCAATCCACCATCAACCATTGCCCGTCATGCCCATAAAGATTCATGTTCATGCCGATTTCACCTGTCCCACCTAACGGTAAAAACCATAAATCTTGCGGCGATGGTACTAAATGACGGATAACAACCTCCTCAGTTGGTCTAGAATAATAAGCGATACCTTCCCTATACTACGTACTTTCCGATAAGATCACAGCCTGTCTGCCAACATCTCTTGTTGGGATTATGTTGCAGCTAATTTACATACGCATCACAATGGAAAATAAGTTTGAATAATTTCATGTCCAAGATGGCGAAGGCTGTCTCTTTTTTAATTCTCGCGGCCTGTGTCGCCATTTTCGCTCTGTATTTGATCCAAAAGTTTGGCGCCGAATACGCCGAAGAAAAAATCCAACAACGTATTACCGCAGCAGGGTTAAAAGCCTTTATCGAATACGACTCGGTGCATCTTGACCCATTTACCTTAACGCCATCACTGGAAAACGTGCGCTTTGGTCTCAAATCTGCACCTTGGCTCAACTTTGCTCGTATTTCGTTTAACTCATACCTATTCAAGCAACCTAATTTAGACGTGGATTTCTGGATAAAAGACACACCCGTTGATCAGCTCTCACGAGACACGGCGGCCTGGTTCCGACAAGCGGGACTCGAGCAAGTCTTAGGCAAGGGCTCTTTTCAGTCGACTCTGGACGGCGATATCTTACAATCTCATCTGAATTTAGACATCAAAGACGCCGGTAAGCTAGACCTCATCAGCCACACTCAACTCGCCACACAGGATCTCTCATTAGTGGATCTTCGTACTGATTTGTTAGCGTCTGTGGCCCTAGGTCAGCCCGAAGCCGTTTTATATCTCTATGGGGAACAGCTAAGCATTGACCAGCTAAGCGTCACATACCAAGATACAGGATTGGCTCAACACCTTTCTGGTGACTGGCCGCAACGCTTAAGAGAGTGGCGAATCGCCAAGCTGGAGCATTTGATGGATCAGCTCAAACTTGCTCCTCAAGGCACTTCTAACGCTCTGGCCCTAGCTCGTACACTCGACCAATATTTGTTAAACCCGACACAAGTGTCTCTGACATTTTCACCAAACGAGGCAATGAATTTAAAGCAATTGGCTTTAATCGCGGAGCAAAAAATGTTGGCACGACAAGCCAAGCTAAAGGTCACCTTGCTAGCCAACTAATCAGTGGCTTAAATCACAAATCAAGCCATATAGGAGCTTCCAATGCAAAACGTGACCATCTTAGTCGACGTTCAAAATATTTATTACACCACCCGCCACAGCTTTGGCCGCTCCTTTGACTATAATGCCTTTTGGCGACAAGTAACCGCCGATAGACAAGTGGTCAAAGCCATCGCGTATGCCATTGATCGTGGAGATGAAAAGCAGCGTCAATTTCAAAATATTTTGCGCGCCATTGGTTTTGAGGTAAAACTCAAACCCTTCATCCAACGCTCTGATGGTTCCGCAAAAGGTGACTGGGACGTCGGCATCACGATTGATGCGCTTGAATATGGTATGAACTCAGATGTATTAGTACTGGCCTCAGGCGATGGCGATTTTGATTTATTGGCAAAAACACTAACGGAAAAACACCATACCAAAGTAGAAGTCTATGGCGTAGAAGCTCTCACCGCTCAGTCTTTGATTCAAGCCGCCACTCACTTCACCCCAATTGATAACAATTTGTTACTAAAATAAGTCAAACTCATCTAGTCTTTTAAGGGAGAATATGACGCTCACATTCGATCGTCCTTGTTTTTCTTTTGAGATGTAGATAAATGAGCCCTGTTACCAACTCCATATTTAACGCGACTCGTAACACGCTTCACAAATGGCTGAGCTTAAGTACTGGCATC
Coding sequences within it:
- a CDS encoding ribonuclease J; its protein translation is MNMNLYGHDGQWLMVDCGVSFNEPLSPQDALTSEVVSADPRFISEQKERLAGMVITHAHEDHIGAVPYLWRRFKCAVYTTRFTAEVLRRKLAQVGLEQDVPIIIVDDGESKQIGPFQVTWLALTHSMPDAFSVTIETPAGRVFHTGDWKIDKQPVVGEGFVASRFSALAKQNMLAMVCDSTNALQAGHSVSESDCYQGLLAAIKEEKNRVVVGCFSSNLARLVSLGRVAQETGRYLALIGRSLLNMVSIARVTGHWPEDLPLIDAAHIGYLPREEVLAVATGSQGEPRATLNRLAANNCFDLTLEADDLVLFSAMMIPGNENDIMRLVGQFKGQNIRTLQQQDTNLAIHVSGHPYQDELRQLYSWVQPEVAIPVHGEAAHLAANAEVAKASHVPRQLVGQNGDLYQLAPNVTVIRQAVKTGRIALLR
- a CDS encoding NYN domain-containing protein — translated: MQNVTILVDVQNIYYTTRHSFGRSFDYNAFWRQVTADRQVVKAIAYAIDRGDEKQRQFQNILRAIGFEVKLKPFIQRSDGSAKGDWDVGITIDALEYGMNSDVLVLASGDGDFDLLAKTLTEKHHTKVEVYGVEALTAQSLIQAATHFTPIDNNLLLK